One region of Paraburkholderia phymatum STM815 genomic DNA includes:
- a CDS encoding MFS transporter: protein MRLGWYSGLTPVERRTFWACFAGFGLDSMDATIFSLVIPALIATLGLTHPQVGYLATAALIGTAIGGWGAGILADKIGRVRILQFTILWVAISTIAAAFASSFPMLFGIRFLQGLGYGGEAAVGGVLISEVIRPALRGRVAAAVQSGYALGYAISVALLPIIASLFPEQIGWRVFFALGVVPAGLVFFIRRLVPESGVYADAKVASRSGVAATPFWAIFARDHLRRTTAAVIMATGIFGGAYVMITWLPTYLRTTLHLSVGSSAGYLACNILGSLVGPLLYGLLSDRLGRRPAFMTFLVLQAGNVAIYLLAPIGPSVTVLLSFFLGAFQGALASGMLPTFAELFPTNIRASGQGFCLGGGRGFGSIVPATVGLLAAALPLGTAMGTCALCAYGVAFCAAVFLPETSGTELQETSHDSTANADGYADIHKSSLAVRN, encoded by the coding sequence ATGCGTTTGGGTTGGTACTCGGGCCTCACGCCTGTTGAGCGGCGCACCTTTTGGGCTTGCTTCGCGGGTTTCGGCCTCGATTCGATGGATGCGACGATTTTCTCGCTGGTCATTCCAGCGCTCATCGCAACCTTGGGGCTGACGCATCCGCAGGTGGGCTACCTGGCGACGGCGGCGCTGATAGGGACTGCCATCGGCGGATGGGGGGCGGGTATCCTCGCCGATAAGATCGGGCGTGTGCGCATCTTGCAGTTCACCATCCTGTGGGTTGCCATTTCCACCATCGCCGCAGCTTTCGCAAGCTCGTTCCCGATGCTGTTCGGCATCCGGTTCCTGCAAGGCCTGGGGTACGGCGGCGAGGCAGCCGTCGGCGGCGTCCTGATAAGCGAAGTCATCCGGCCTGCGCTGCGCGGACGGGTTGCCGCCGCGGTTCAGAGTGGCTACGCGCTCGGTTATGCCATTTCCGTTGCATTGCTGCCCATCATCGCTTCACTGTTTCCCGAGCAGATCGGCTGGCGCGTGTTCTTCGCACTGGGCGTGGTCCCTGCCGGTCTGGTTTTCTTCATTCGTCGGCTCGTGCCCGAATCGGGCGTCTACGCTGACGCAAAGGTCGCGAGCCGCAGCGGCGTAGCGGCAACGCCGTTTTGGGCGATCTTCGCGCGGGACCATCTGCGCCGCACGACGGCGGCAGTCATCATGGCGACGGGAATCTTCGGCGGAGCCTATGTAATGATCACGTGGCTCCCGACGTATCTGCGCACCACGCTGCATCTGTCCGTCGGTTCGAGTGCCGGCTATCTTGCGTGCAACATCCTCGGCTCGCTGGTGGGGCCGCTGCTGTATGGCTTGTTGTCGGATCGTCTTGGCCGCCGACCCGCGTTCATGACGTTCCTCGTTCTACAGGCGGGCAACGTCGCCATCTATCTGCTCGCGCCGATCGGACCCAGCGTGACCGTTCTGCTCAGCTTTTTCCTGGGCGCGTTCCAGGGCGCTTTGGCGTCCGGCATGCTTCCAACCTTCGCCGAGCTTTTTCCGACCAACATCCGGGCGAGCGGCCAGGGGTTCTGCCTCGGCGGCGGCCGCGGCTTTGGCTCGATCGTTCCCGCGACCGTTGGTTTGCTCGCAGCGGCTTTGCCGCTCGGAACCGCGATGGGCACGTGCGCGCTGTGTGCTTACGGCGTCGCCTTCTGTGCAGCGGTGTTCCTGCCCGAGACAAGCGGCACCGAATTGCAAGAGACGTCGCACGATAGCACCGCAAATGCCGATGGCTACGCGGACATCCATAAGAGTTCGCTGGCGGTTCGGAACTAA
- a CDS encoding hemerythrin domain-containing protein — protein sequence MQQPIARRAVQTIVREHRQLSVVVNGMSRFVQSLAEGAHAPPPIVMRAMLYYIRDYPERVHHPREDKYLFARLRSRTDELHDVIDQLEAQHVEGEARVRDLERALTRYELIGQSAAPALQTTVDEYAAFYSRHRLLEEDVILPAALRCLTAADWMELDEVFGDTCDPFSGSELQGELDRLYKLIVSAVPAS from the coding sequence ATGCAGCAGCCAATCGCGAGGAGAGCGGTACAGACTATCGTCCGTGAACATCGACAGCTTTCCGTGGTGGTCAACGGCATGAGCCGGTTCGTCCAGTCATTGGCTGAGGGCGCTCATGCGCCACCACCGATCGTGATGCGGGCCATGCTTTACTACATTCGGGACTATCCGGAACGGGTGCATCATCCCAGGGAAGACAAATATCTATTCGCGCGCTTGCGATCGCGCACGGATGAACTGCACGACGTAATCGACCAACTGGAGGCGCAGCATGTCGAGGGCGAAGCGCGGGTACGCGACCTCGAACGCGCGCTGACCCGCTATGAACTGATCGGGCAATCTGCGGCGCCAGCGTTACAGACGACAGTCGATGAATACGCGGCGTTTTACAGCCGTCACAGGCTGCTGGAGGAGGACGTCATCTTGCCGGCGGCGCTGCGGTGTCTCACGGCGGCTGACTGGATGGAACTCGACGAAGTATTCGGCGACACTTGCGACCCATTCAGCGGCAGCGAGCTTCAAGGCGAACTGGACCGCTTGTACAAGCTGATCGTTAGCGCGGTTCCAGCATCTTGA
- a CDS encoding lysylphosphatidylglycerol synthase domain-containing protein: MIKHISRYTALAGLAIALFTIWRSHPAQVLDLLRDAGAGLLVAALAHLLAMLPNARDWQTLIRGANRPALSSMLKLVWIRESVNCLLPVARIGGELVSFQLLKRWGVRTSTAAASLVVDLQLTIISQFVFTMAAVGYLAVRGGSALGHVIGVLSWSTALLVPIPILLFALVQHANPFAFASRALGRVTSGKLNTLVGPSARTDQAIKVIWRRRGVIVRYLFLWQPLQCLATGFELWIALYFLGSDTSFSVALVIDILIQAVSSAAFVVPGALGVQEGAFVVIGGWFGIEPATSLALAGARRIRDLMFYIPGLIAWHVSVRRTQ, from the coding sequence ATGATCAAGCACATCAGCAGGTACACAGCCCTTGCGGGGCTTGCGATAGCCCTCTTTACCATCTGGCGCAGCCATCCCGCGCAGGTGCTCGATCTGTTGCGCGACGCGGGCGCAGGTCTGCTCGTCGCGGCACTTGCGCATCTGCTCGCGATGCTGCCCAACGCGCGTGACTGGCAGACGCTGATACGGGGAGCCAACCGGCCTGCATTGTCTTCCATGCTGAAACTGGTGTGGATACGCGAGTCCGTCAACTGCCTGCTGCCTGTCGCGCGTATCGGCGGAGAACTCGTGTCCTTCCAGCTATTGAAGCGCTGGGGTGTAAGGACATCGACGGCTGCTGCGAGCCTCGTCGTTGATCTGCAACTCACCATCATCAGCCAGTTCGTTTTTACGATGGCGGCTGTCGGCTATCTGGCCGTCCGTGGCGGCTCGGCGTTGGGTCATGTGATAGGCGTGCTTTCATGGAGCACGGCGCTGCTCGTGCCCATTCCCATATTGCTGTTTGCGCTTGTGCAACATGCCAATCCGTTCGCGTTCGCGTCGAGGGCGCTCGGACGTGTAACGAGCGGGAAACTGAACACACTGGTGGGCCCATCCGCCAGGACCGATCAGGCGATCAAGGTAATCTGGCGCAGACGCGGCGTGATCGTGCGATATCTGTTTCTCTGGCAACCGCTTCAGTGCCTGGCGACAGGCTTCGAGTTGTGGATTGCGTTGTATTTCCTTGGCTCCGACACGAGCTTTTCTGTGGCACTGGTCATCGATATCCTGATACAGGCGGTGAGCAGCGCAGCGTTTGTCGTGCCTGGCGCACTGGGCGTCCAGGAAGGCGCTTTCGTCGTGATCGGCGGTTGGTTCGGCATCGAGCCGGCGACAAGTCTGGCACTTGCGGGCGCACGCCGTATCCGCGACCTGATGTTCTACATCCCCGGTCTCATCGCATGGCACGTCTCCGTGCGCCGCACACAATGA
- the hpnI gene encoding bacteriohopanetetrol glucosamine biosynthesis glycosyltransferase HpnI has translation MAPDALAKAASLLSFDGARLALTYICGVCAAFGVVYTVVAASLVGPFFTRRSPPCKRYPAVTVIKPLSGMESALLSNLRSFCEQDYPGDVQFLFGVHDARDPALEVVRELQRLYPAAHITTIANSALHGCNRKVSNLINMLPAAEHDLFVFADSDVTVASDYLSRVVGELHGEGVGLVTCAYVGVPDPGFWPQLSARAVDYQFLPGVVTALRAGLAQPCFGQTIAMRRKTLDTIGGLGQFAGLLAEDHAIGLAVRATGQKVVVPGFVIGHACPETTAGRLIEHELRWSRTIRRIDPVGHAGSALGYPVAWATLALVMGGAPVWAVAQLLVALGARALLQARIDTLLKRPVRNLWLLPLWDLFAFAILCLSFSSSHVVWRGVSFRVDGRGLLTVEPERPSADRTS, from the coding sequence ATGGCGCCAGATGCACTCGCCAAGGCGGCGTCACTCCTGTCATTCGACGGGGCACGGCTCGCGTTGACGTACATTTGCGGAGTGTGCGCGGCCTTTGGCGTCGTCTATACGGTTGTGGCCGCGTCGCTTGTCGGTCCTTTCTTCACTCGCCGTTCTCCGCCATGTAAGCGTTATCCGGCCGTGACCGTCATCAAGCCGCTGAGCGGAATGGAGTCGGCGCTGCTGTCGAATCTGCGCAGTTTTTGCGAGCAGGACTATCCAGGGGACGTGCAGTTTCTCTTTGGCGTGCACGACGCTCGCGACCCCGCGCTGGAAGTGGTCAGAGAATTGCAGCGCCTCTATCCCGCCGCGCACATCACCACGATTGCCAACAGCGCGCTGCATGGCTGCAACCGGAAGGTCAGCAATCTCATCAACATGCTTCCTGCTGCCGAACACGATCTCTTCGTATTTGCCGACAGTGACGTTACCGTTGCGAGCGATTATCTTTCGCGCGTGGTTGGCGAACTGCACGGTGAGGGCGTGGGACTGGTGACATGCGCATATGTGGGCGTACCCGATCCAGGCTTCTGGCCGCAGCTGTCCGCACGCGCAGTCGACTATCAGTTCTTGCCGGGTGTAGTGACCGCGCTTCGAGCGGGTCTTGCACAGCCTTGCTTCGGCCAGACGATCGCCATGCGGCGTAAGACGCTCGATACGATAGGAGGCCTCGGCCAGTTTGCGGGTCTGTTGGCAGAAGACCACGCGATCGGGCTCGCCGTGCGAGCGACCGGGCAGAAGGTGGTAGTGCCGGGTTTCGTGATCGGGCATGCATGTCCGGAAACGACGGCAGGACGCCTGATAGAACACGAGTTGCGATGGAGCCGGACCATCCGGCGTATCGATCCCGTGGGACATGCGGGATCCGCGCTGGGCTATCCCGTCGCGTGGGCGACGCTTGCGCTCGTGATGGGAGGGGCGCCCGTCTGGGCGGTGGCTCAGTTGCTCGTCGCGCTTGGCGCGAGGGCGCTGCTTCAGGCACGCATCGACACGCTCCTGAAGCGGCCTGTTCGTAACCTGTGGTTGCTGCCGTTGTGGGACCTCTTCGCATTCGCCATACTGTGCCTGAGTTTTTCTTCGTCGCATGTCGTGTGGCGCGGGGTCAGCTTCCGGGTGGACGGCCGTGGGTTGCTCACGGTCGAGCCGGAGCGCCCGTCTGCCGATCGCACCAGCTGA
- a CDS encoding phosphocholine-specific phospholipase C has product MKANRKIPPGVCDAEQGTARTPRRAFLRTAVGAIGASVAAAVMPRLIQKALATRPVSQTGTLNDVAHIVIFTQENRSFDHYFGMLRGVRGFNDRMAIALPNGDPVWMQPTGTGHIVPFHADTAVTRATCAPAPAMNYPVDIAMWDKGRCDEWNKVRSTGLGMSYFDRRDLPFYYALADAFTICDQYYASTLTQTNPNRLHLFSGSSGLSAGFLPILDNAEPTPGFAWPTVAETLEAAGVSWRVYQQADNFDDNALALFRNFRSASLSSALYRRGMARVDDVARAFAADVAAGTLPQVSWIIAPAALSEHASYHPQAGEDLTARLLAGLVANPDVWSKTVFLLNYDEQGGYFDHEPPPTPPATDADGRTTIATTGEIFEGLPLGLGFRVPMTVVSPWSRGGYVCSEIFDHTSVIQFIERRFRVHCPNISAWRRAICGNLLSAFDFSARDLTWPPLPDTSWYVSDANRQCSSLPEPSVPAMQSMPVQERGTRASRALPYDIEANADVRDGTLHLVMKNAGPGGVAISVYDLQTRTNPPSRYALAPGTTLSDSWSHTRLMGDRYHLALRGPNGYLRIFSGDVINASETATVRPEIRITCERASNVVCLRLINPGSTACAFVVTANAYRPDGPWMFVVPANRETVTRWPVSSSGNWYDLSVKVDGQPAFLRRLAGRMENGHQLVSDPAAA; this is encoded by the coding sequence ATGAAAGCCAATCGCAAAATCCCACCCGGCGTCTGCGATGCCGAGCAAGGCACGGCGCGCACGCCACGGCGTGCGTTTCTGCGAACGGCTGTGGGCGCAATCGGCGCATCGGTCGCCGCGGCCGTGATGCCGCGGCTCATACAGAAGGCACTCGCAACGCGCCCCGTCAGCCAGACGGGCACGCTCAACGATGTCGCGCACATCGTGATCTTCACGCAAGAAAACCGCTCGTTCGACCACTACTTCGGCATGCTGCGAGGCGTGCGCGGCTTCAACGACCGGATGGCCATCGCGCTGCCCAATGGCGACCCCGTGTGGATGCAGCCCACGGGCACCGGCCATATCGTGCCGTTCCATGCGGACACTGCCGTGACGCGCGCGACATGTGCACCGGCGCCCGCGATGAACTATCCCGTCGACATTGCGATGTGGGATAAGGGCCGATGCGACGAATGGAACAAGGTTCGTTCCACTGGACTCGGTATGAGCTATTTCGACCGGCGCGATCTGCCGTTTTACTACGCACTGGCCGACGCGTTCACCATTTGCGACCAGTACTACGCGTCGACGCTCACTCAGACGAACCCGAACCGCCTGCATCTCTTCAGCGGCAGCAGCGGACTGTCAGCCGGTTTTCTACCGATACTGGACAACGCCGAGCCAACCCCCGGCTTCGCATGGCCGACGGTCGCCGAAACGCTCGAAGCGGCGGGCGTAAGCTGGCGCGTGTATCAGCAGGCAGACAACTTCGACGATAACGCGCTTGCGCTGTTTCGCAACTTCCGGTCTGCGTCGTTGTCGAGTGCGCTGTACCGGCGAGGCATGGCGAGAGTCGACGACGTGGCGCGCGCCTTCGCCGCAGATGTCGCAGCGGGCACGCTGCCGCAGGTTTCGTGGATCATCGCGCCGGCTGCGTTATCCGAACACGCGAGCTACCATCCGCAGGCGGGGGAAGACCTCACGGCGCGCCTGCTTGCAGGCCTTGTCGCCAATCCTGATGTCTGGTCGAAGACCGTTTTCCTGCTGAACTACGACGAACAGGGTGGCTACTTCGATCACGAGCCGCCACCGACACCACCCGCCACAGACGCGGATGGCAGGACGACGATCGCGACGACGGGAGAGATCTTCGAGGGACTGCCGCTAGGTCTTGGTTTCCGTGTGCCAATGACCGTCGTCTCGCCGTGGTCCAGAGGCGGCTATGTGTGTTCTGAGATCTTCGATCACACGTCGGTCATTCAGTTCATCGAGCGGCGTTTCCGTGTCCACTGTCCGAACATCAGCGCCTGGCGTCGCGCGATATGCGGCAACCTCCTGTCGGCGTTCGACTTCAGCGCTCGCGACCTGACATGGCCACCGCTGCCCGATACGAGCTGGTATGTGTCCGACGCCAATCGTCAGTGCAGTTCGCTGCCCGAGCCGTCTGTGCCCGCAATGCAATCGATGCCGGTACAGGAGCGAGGCACCCGCGCGTCACGTGCGCTGCCCTACGACATCGAGGCGAACGCGGACGTGAGAGACGGAACGCTGCACCTCGTCATGAAGAATGCCGGCCCGGGCGGCGTCGCGATATCTGTCTACGATCTTCAGACCCGGACCAATCCTCCCAGTCGTTATGCACTGGCGCCGGGCACCACGCTGTCCGACAGCTGGAGTCATACCAGGCTCATGGGCGACCGATACCATCTCGCGCTGCGTGGCCCGAACGGTTATCTGCGTATATTTTCGGGCGACGTGATCAACGCGTCAGAGACGGCAACAGTTCGCCCCGAGATCAGAATCACATGCGAACGTGCGAGCAATGTCGTCTGCCTGAGATTGATAAACCCAGGCAGCACGGCGTGTGCATTCGTGGTCACGGCGAATGCCTATCGCCCGGACGGACCCTGGATGTTTGTCGTCCCAGCTAACCGTGAAACAGTCACGCGATGGCCAGTCTCATCGAGTGGCAACTGGTACGACCTGTCGGTGAAAGTCGATGGACAACCCGCATTCCTGCGGCGCCTGGCGGGCCGCATGGAAAACGGGCACCAACTCGTCAGCGACCCTGCGGCCGCCTGA
- the flhC gene encoding flagellar transcriptional regulator FlhC — translation MSKKSLSEDAQEVFRAIALIELGARMQVLESELTLSRERMIRLYREVKGVSPPKGMLPFSADWYTTWLANIHASLFYNTYRFLRDEARCSHLDALTKGYRLYLEHCRHNQTEPVLDLTRAWTLVRFFDANILQLTPCCRCSGKFIGHKHDLQHNVVCDACQPPSRAGKTKKAAAAKRDAQPQLVEVQHAANDVETIAVESLAAVETVAPGVFEEAVLAA, via the coding sequence ATGTCCAAGAAGAGTCTCAGCGAAGACGCACAGGAAGTGTTTCGCGCGATTGCGTTGATCGAACTCGGCGCGCGCATGCAGGTGCTCGAAAGCGAACTGACGCTGTCGCGCGAGCGCATGATCCGCCTGTACCGCGAAGTCAAGGGCGTATCGCCGCCCAAGGGCATGCTGCCGTTTTCGGCGGACTGGTACACGACCTGGCTCGCGAACATTCACGCTTCGCTGTTCTACAACACATACCGCTTCCTGAGAGACGAGGCGCGTTGCTCGCATCTGGACGCGCTGACCAAGGGGTATCGACTGTATCTCGAACATTGTCGTCACAACCAGACGGAACCCGTGCTCGATCTGACGCGTGCATGGACGCTGGTGCGGTTTTTCGACGCCAACATCCTGCAACTGACGCCCTGTTGCCGTTGTAGCGGCAAGTTCATCGGGCATAAGCATGACTTGCAGCACAACGTCGTTTGCGATGCGTGTCAGCCGCCATCGCGCGCCGGCAAGACGAAGAAGGCCGCCGCAGCGAAGCGCGACGCGCAGCCGCAGCTTGTCGAAGTACAACACGCCGCCAACGACGTTGAGACCATCGCCGTTGAAAGCCTCGCAGCCGTCGAGACCGTTGCGCCTGGCGTCTTCGAGGAAGCCGTGCTGGCGGCGTGA
- the flhD gene encoding flagellar transcriptional regulator FlhD: MDRSSDVIEQIREINLSYIMLAQRMLREDKAVGMFRLGLSSDVADILARLSLAQIVKLASSEQLLCSFRFNDQAILSALTHTSRHAEVAATHAALLLAGQPATQFS; encoded by the coding sequence ATGGACCGTAGCAGCGACGTGATCGAACAAATCCGCGAAATTAACCTCTCGTACATCATGCTTGCGCAACGGATGCTCCGCGAAGACAAGGCGGTTGGGATGTTCCGCCTTGGGCTCTCGTCGGACGTGGCCGACATTCTCGCCCGGTTGTCGCTCGCCCAGATCGTCAAGCTGGCCAGTTCCGAGCAACTTCTTTGCTCATTCCGTTTCAACGATCAAGCGATACTCTCCGCATTGACACATACATCGAGGCACGCAGAAGTGGCTGCCACGCACGCCGCGCTTCTTCTGGCTGGCCAGCCGGCAACGCAGTTCAGCTGA
- a CDS encoding LysR family transcriptional regulator codes for MDRFEAMSVYVRVVEAGSLSAAARAIPMSLTSVSRHIAALEDQFGAQLLRRTTRNLAMTDEGRILYDRAKSILGEVDELGSALSAGRGRLSGRLRIAAPNLLGRLLIAPLLPRFLAMHPDVAVDLMLVDRVVNIVEEGLHLAVRVGRLPDSSLVARKLDDIEMMVCAAPSYLARRGTPRRPDDLRRHDCLVFSDAAGPVDWRFQSGATRTRVSVTGRLWMNSLDALVSAALEGAGIVRAPAWQVAAHIDAGRLQPVLDKFAPPATPVHVLFERTKLASPKIRTFVDYLVDQWGRV; via the coding sequence ATGGACCGTTTTGAAGCAATGAGCGTTTACGTCCGGGTCGTGGAGGCGGGAAGCCTGTCCGCGGCGGCGCGGGCAATCCCAATGTCGTTGACTTCGGTCAGCAGGCATATCGCGGCGCTTGAAGATCAGTTCGGCGCGCAACTGCTTCGGCGCACCACTCGCAATCTGGCGATGACGGACGAAGGACGCATCCTCTACGATCGCGCGAAGTCGATTCTCGGCGAAGTGGATGAACTCGGCAGCGCGCTGTCGGCGGGGCGGGGAAGGCTGTCCGGGCGGCTGCGGATCGCCGCGCCGAATCTGCTGGGACGGCTGCTGATCGCGCCGCTGCTGCCGCGCTTTCTCGCGATGCATCCGGACGTGGCCGTGGATCTCATGCTCGTCGATCGCGTCGTCAATATCGTCGAGGAAGGCTTGCATCTTGCCGTACGCGTCGGCCGTCTGCCGGATTCGAGCCTCGTCGCGCGCAAGCTCGACGACATCGAGATGATGGTGTGCGCCGCGCCGTCGTATCTGGCGCGGCGTGGCACGCCTCGCAGGCCCGACGATCTGCGCCGGCACGATTGCCTGGTATTCTCGGATGCGGCCGGGCCTGTCGACTGGCGCTTTCAGTCCGGTGCGACGCGCACGCGCGTGAGTGTGACAGGGCGTCTGTGGATGAATAGCCTCGACGCGCTGGTGTCCGCCGCGCTCGAAGGCGCGGGCATCGTGCGTGCGCCGGCGTGGCAGGTCGCCGCGCATATCGACGCGGGGCGCCTGCAGCCCGTGCTCGACAAGTTTGCGCCGCCCGCGACGCCTGTGCATGTGCTGTTCGAACGCACGAAGCTCGCGTCGCCGAAGATCAGGACGTTCGTCGACTATCTCGTCGATCAATGGGGCCGGGTGTGA
- a CDS encoding MFS transporter, with protein sequence MKRSIYWLMAGAAGIVVANNYYNQPLLPDFALAFHTSERQAGTVSVAAQAGYALGLLLFVPLGDKLERRSMLRTLLCIASAALAAIALSPTLSWLVAASFLTGLASVAPQLLTPFAAQLAGPQRRGEAVGTVMFGLLCGILVSRTVSGSIAQHFGWRSVYWLAAAAMLVVAAMLSRALPRAQPTYEGPYGRLMGTLWTLLREEPLIRQTSAIAALQFAAFSAFWATLAFHLRAMDGHYGSEVAGLFGLVGVVGALASTKAGKLIDRRNPRIVVLASSAIFVLAFAILVGSGHSIAGLVAGVIVLDLGLQSGHVANMARNMSVKTDAMSRINTLYMTIRFAGGALGSSLGIWAWSIWQWPGVCTVGLALGCTSLALQARPRIAREALRE encoded by the coding sequence ATGAAACGTTCGATCTACTGGCTCATGGCCGGCGCAGCCGGCATCGTGGTCGCCAATAACTACTACAACCAGCCCTTGCTCCCCGACTTCGCGCTGGCGTTCCATACCAGCGAGCGGCAGGCGGGCACGGTATCGGTCGCGGCGCAGGCGGGTTATGCGCTCGGCCTGCTGCTCTTCGTGCCGCTCGGCGATAAGCTCGAACGCCGCTCGATGTTGCGCACGCTGTTGTGCATCGCAAGTGCAGCGCTTGCCGCCATTGCGCTCTCGCCGACGCTGAGCTGGCTCGTGGCGGCCAGTTTTCTCACGGGCCTCGCAAGCGTCGCGCCGCAACTGCTCACACCGTTCGCGGCGCAACTCGCGGGCCCGCAGCGACGGGGCGAAGCCGTCGGCACTGTGATGTTCGGCTTGCTGTGCGGCATCCTCGTATCGCGCACGGTCTCCGGATCGATCGCCCAGCATTTCGGCTGGCGCAGCGTGTACTGGCTCGCGGCGGCCGCGATGCTCGTCGTGGCCGCGATGCTGTCGCGCGCATTGCCGCGCGCGCAACCCACCTACGAGGGCCCATACGGGCGCCTGATGGGCACGCTGTGGACGCTTCTGCGCGAAGAGCCTCTTATCCGCCAGACGTCGGCGATCGCGGCGCTGCAATTCGCCGCATTCAGCGCGTTCTGGGCGACGCTGGCGTTCCATCTGCGCGCAATGGACGGGCACTATGGAAGCGAAGTCGCAGGGTTGTTCGGCCTCGTCGGCGTGGTCGGCGCGCTTGCGTCGACGAAAGCAGGCAAGCTGATTGACCGGCGCAATCCACGGATAGTCGTGCTGGCAAGCAGCGCCATTTTTGTGCTGGCTTTCGCGATCCTCGTGGGTTCGGGCCATAGCATCGCCGGGCTCGTGGCGGGCGTGATCGTCCTCGATCTGGGCTTGCAGAGCGGACACGTCGCGAACATGGCGCGCAACATGAGCGTCAAAACCGATGCGATGAGCCGCATCAATACGCTCTACATGACGATCCGTTTCGCGGGCGGCGCGCTCGGTTCGTCGCTGGGCATCTGGGCTTGGAGCATCTGGCAATGGCCGGGCGTGTGTACGGTCGGTCTCGCGCTCGGCTGCACGTCGCTGGCGCTACAGGCGAGGCCGCGCATCGCGCGTGAAGCGCTGAGAGAATGA
- a CDS encoding DUF2784 domain-containing protein, which yields MIWLADAVLVLHALIVLFIVGGLLAIWAGAALRHAWVRNRVFRIVHLAAIGSVALLAALDLPCPLTVLEDRLRTGTASGQGFIQRWVSAWMYYDLPLWVFAVAYVAFLLIVALTWIRIPPRDR from the coding sequence ATGATCTGGTTAGCCGACGCGGTACTCGTGCTGCATGCGCTGATCGTGCTGTTCATCGTCGGCGGGCTGCTGGCGATCTGGGCGGGTGCGGCGTTGCGGCATGCGTGGGTGCGCAATCGTGTGTTTCGCATCGTGCATCTGGCGGCGATTGGCAGCGTCGCATTGCTTGCCGCTCTCGATCTGCCCTGTCCGCTCACCGTCCTCGAAGACCGGCTGCGCACGGGAACGGCGAGCGGGCAAGGTTTCATCCAGCGTTGGGTGAGTGCATGGATGTACTACGATCTGCCACTGTGGGTGTTTGCGGTCGCCTATGTCGCGTTCCTGCTGATCGTCGCTCTCACGTGGATTCGCATCCCGCCCCGCGATCGTTGA
- a CDS encoding LysR family transcriptional regulator: MELRHLRMFCAVAEFGSFTAAAEKIHNVQSNVTMRIKELEGELNQQLFIRQKNGVMLTSAGQIFLGYAQRILQLTDESRNALLDNASPRGLLRLGSMETTAAIRLPKVLAKYHARYPQVQLSLMTGTTAELIKAVECHRLDGAFVGGFHQNASLHQEEVFQEELVLVSGIEFESVDALASRMSAQTVLAFRTGCFYRSTLEHWFFQAGIIPGQVMELGTLDGIMSCVAAGMGVTLLPRSVVEGHGTRQAVHCHALPPEFSHVTTVLIRNKDSIVTPAFAALTDLAHAQFAIDADIRPARAENMLASRLACFDAA; this comes from the coding sequence ATGGAACTGCGACATCTGAGAATGTTTTGTGCGGTGGCCGAATTCGGCAGCTTCACGGCGGCGGCTGAAAAAATTCACAACGTTCAGTCGAACGTCACCATGCGCATCAAGGAGCTCGAAGGGGAATTGAATCAACAGCTCTTCATCCGCCAGAAGAACGGCGTGATGCTCACGTCGGCCGGGCAGATCTTTCTCGGCTACGCGCAACGCATCCTCCAGTTGACGGACGAGAGCCGCAACGCGCTGCTCGACAATGCATCGCCGCGCGGGCTGTTGAGGCTCGGATCGATGGAAACGACGGCGGCCATTCGCTTGCCGAAGGTCCTCGCGAAGTATCACGCGCGATATCCTCAAGTACAGCTATCGTTGATGACGGGCACCACGGCCGAATTGATCAAGGCTGTCGAATGCCATCGGCTCGACGGTGCATTTGTCGGCGGCTTCCACCAGAATGCGTCGCTTCATCAGGAAGAGGTCTTTCAGGAAGAACTGGTGCTCGTCAGCGGGATCGAGTTCGAATCGGTCGACGCGCTCGCCAGCCGGATGTCCGCACAAACCGTGCTCGCGTTCAGAACGGGCTGCTTTTATCGCTCGACACTCGAACACTGGTTCTTTCAGGCTGGCATCATCCCCGGCCAGGTGATGGAGCTCGGCACGCTGGACGGGATCATGTCGTGCGTCGCAGCGGGAATGGGCGTGACGTTATTGCCGCGATCGGTGGTCGAGGGGCATGGCACGCGGCAGGCCGTGCATTGCCACGCGCTGCCGCCGGAGTTCTCACACGTGACGACCGTGCTCATCCGCAATAAAGACAGCATCGTGACGCCAGCTTTCGCTGCGTTGACGGATCTCGCCCATGCGCAGTTCGCAATCGATGCGGACATCAGGCCCGCACGCGCTGAAAATATGCTGGCGTCCCGGCTGGCCTGTTTCGACGCCGCATGA